In the Kitasatospora terrestris genome, one interval contains:
- a CDS encoding DUF4383 domain-containing protein has product MDFRDELPVDHRLANVYRIGAGLCGVVLLVFGCLGLADGLAFFSTTGQSVAGLTSNGLLSWISIATAAVLIVGAAIGGNTASTINIVVGTLFVLSGFVNLALLDSGANVLAFRIPNVLFSFVMGLVIATFGMYGRVSAKLPLDNPYWRHRHPEAAAPATSRRLSGSAPAGIAGPTR; this is encoded by the coding sequence ATGGACTTCCGCGACGAGCTTCCCGTCGACCACCGCCTCGCCAACGTCTACCGGATCGGTGCCGGTCTGTGCGGCGTGGTGCTGCTGGTCTTCGGCTGCCTGGGCCTGGCCGACGGTCTGGCGTTCTTCAGCACCACCGGCCAGAGCGTGGCCGGACTGACCAGCAACGGACTGCTGAGTTGGATCTCCATCGCCACCGCGGCGGTGCTGATCGTCGGCGCGGCCATCGGCGGGAACACCGCTTCGACGATCAACATCGTGGTAGGAACCCTCTTCGTCCTGAGCGGGTTCGTCAACCTCGCCCTGCTCGACTCGGGCGCCAACGTACTGGCGTTCCGGATCCCCAACGTCCTCTTCAGCTTCGTGATGGGCCTGGTCATCGCCACCTTCGGGATGTACGGGCGGGTGAGTGCCAAGCTGCCCCTGGACAACCCCTACTGGCGACACCGCCATCCCGAGGCGGCGGCCCCCGCGACCTCGCGCCGGCTGAGCGGCTCGGCTCCTGCCGGCATCGCAGGCCCGACCCGGTGA
- a CDS encoding MerR family transcriptional regulator, producing MAGPVTSQSPERPAALGDHAGGVGVTTGDVARRFGVSPTTVRSWERRYGIGPAHHETGRHRRWSPQDIAVLETMCALTARGVAPGEAARSALRSASDRTVSGGTAGAVRGRPVSTERPAAPGGSSALPVGPVRPECRGLARAAVRLDSVEVSRILRTVVADLGVVGAWTEVMAPALRAAGRKWAAEGERYVEVEHLLSWHVSTALRVVADRCGDPRPGPFALLAGTPRELHTLPLDALVAGLAERGLPSRMLGPAVPAQALLEAVRRTGPAAVALWSQTDRTADHALARQAMEAAWGGRGSRSHPFVLAAGPGWAPSRPQGLVRPHDLTGALDHIERLLTA from the coding sequence ATGGCGGGACCAGTGACATCCCAGTCCCCCGAGAGGCCGGCTGCCCTCGGCGACCACGCCGGAGGAGTCGGCGTCACCACCGGTGACGTGGCCCGCCGCTTCGGGGTGTCGCCGACGACCGTCCGGTCCTGGGAGCGGCGCTACGGCATCGGCCCCGCGCACCACGAGACCGGTCGGCACCGCCGGTGGAGCCCGCAGGACATTGCGGTGCTCGAGACCATGTGCGCCCTGACGGCCCGGGGCGTCGCACCGGGTGAAGCGGCACGGTCGGCGCTGCGGTCCGCGTCCGACCGGACGGTCTCCGGCGGCACGGCTGGAGCCGTCCGGGGTCGGCCGGTGTCCACGGAGCGCCCGGCTGCGCCGGGAGGCAGTTCTGCGCTGCCGGTCGGGCCCGTCAGGCCCGAGTGCCGCGGGCTGGCGCGTGCCGCCGTGCGGCTGGACTCGGTGGAGGTCTCCCGGATCCTGCGGACGGTGGTCGCGGACCTGGGGGTCGTGGGTGCCTGGACCGAGGTGATGGCTCCCGCGCTTCGCGCTGCCGGCCGGAAGTGGGCCGCCGAGGGGGAGCGGTACGTGGAGGTCGAGCACCTCCTGTCCTGGCACGTCTCCACGGCGCTCCGCGTGGTCGCCGACCGCTGCGGCGATCCCCGCCCCGGGCCTTTCGCGCTGCTCGCCGGGACCCCGAGAGAACTCCACACCCTGCCGCTGGACGCCCTGGTGGCCGGACTCGCCGAACGCGGGCTGCCCAGTCGAATGCTCGGCCCCGCCGTTCCGGCGCAGGCCCTGCTGGAAGCGGTCCGCAGAACCGGGCCCGCTGCCGTGGCCCTCTGGTCCCAGACCGACCGGACCGCCGATCACGCGCTCGCCCGTCAGGCGATGGAGGCGGCCTGGGGAGGCCGGGGCAGCCGCTCGCACCCCTTCGTGCTGGCCGCGGGCCCGGGGTGGGCCCCGTCCAGGCCGCAGGGTCTGGTTCGGCCCCACGATCTGACGGGCGCCCTGGACCACATCGAGCGGCTGCTGACCGCATGA
- a CDS encoding cyanophycinase gives MTMSARPAARRRAAGPAVAAIALATALVSPASSARAATPVTGSLILAGGAVAATNSAVYGTFLSKAGGASNARIGIITAASDVPANDPNAADPNTCSNSVCNGTYYANLLKNTYGAADAQWIPIDLDHVSNNSSQSVINQINSMTGFFFGGGDQSRLVTTLLKSDNTDSPALAAIRAKFTAGAAIMGTSAGTTIANGRDMVTGGESWDALRYGSYTSISSSYPDDLSYRPEGGFNFFTSGLLDTHFAARGREGRITRLAADTGHTRAFGIDEDTALVVTNPGSTNETDTVVGTNGVSVFDLRTATIGTHSGYWSIDNVKWSYLTSGDSYNPTTWTQTSPKPAHNPGTGTVGSRWSDVFSSPEPTTGHPYQMVKMATELVNAGRSTYQYGISYESGPTFEADLTKGTGYQAWKSGTTVSFANLTTHLYVY, from the coding sequence ATGACCATGTCCGCACGCCCCGCAGCCCGCCGCCGCGCCGCCGGACCCGCGGTCGCCGCGATCGCGCTGGCCACCGCCCTCGTGTCGCCCGCCTCCAGCGCCCGGGCGGCCACCCCCGTCACCGGCAGCCTCATCCTGGCGGGCGGCGCCGTCGCGGCCACGAACTCCGCGGTCTACGGCACCTTCCTCAGCAAGGCGGGCGGCGCGTCCAACGCCCGCATCGGCATCATCACCGCGGCCTCCGACGTGCCCGCCAACGACCCGAACGCGGCCGACCCGAACACCTGCAGCAACTCGGTGTGCAACGGCACCTACTACGCGAACCTGCTGAAGAACACCTACGGCGCGGCCGACGCCCAGTGGATCCCGATCGACCTCGACCACGTCTCCAACAACTCCAGCCAGAGCGTCATCAACCAGATCAACTCCATGACCGGGTTCTTCTTCGGCGGCGGCGACCAGAGCCGGCTCGTCACCACGCTCCTCAAGAGCGACAACACCGACTCCCCCGCCCTCGCCGCGATCCGCGCCAAGTTCACCGCCGGCGCGGCGATCATGGGCACCAGCGCCGGCACCACCATCGCCAACGGACGCGACATGGTCACCGGCGGCGAGAGCTGGGACGCCCTGCGCTACGGCTCCTACACCAGCATCAGCAGCAGCTACCCCGACGACCTGTCCTACCGCCCCGAAGGCGGCTTCAACTTCTTCACCTCCGGCCTGCTCGACACCCACTTCGCCGCCCGCGGCCGCGAAGGACGCATCACCCGCCTCGCCGCCGACACCGGCCACACCCGCGCCTTCGGCATCGACGAGGACACCGCCCTCGTCGTCACGAACCCCGGATCCACCAACGAGACCGACACCGTCGTCGGCACCAACGGCGTCTCCGTCTTCGACCTGCGCACCGCCACCATCGGCACCCACAGCGGCTACTGGTCGATCGACAACGTCAAGTGGTCCTACCTCACCAGCGGCGACAGCTACAACCCGACCACCTGGACCCAGACCTCCCCCAAGCCCGCCCACAACCCCGGCACCGGCACCGTCGGCAGCCGCTGGAGCGACGTCTTCTCCTCCCCCGAGCCCACCACCGGCCACCCGTACCAGATGGTCAAGATGGCCACCGAACTCGTGAACGCCGGCCGCAGCACCTACCAGTACGGCATCAGCTACGAGAGCGGCCCGACCTTCGAGGCCGACCTCACCAAGGGCACCGGCTACCAGGCCTGGAAGAGCGGCACCACGGTCTCCTTCGCCAACCTGACCACCCACCTCTACGTCTACTGA
- a CDS encoding ABC transporter substrate-binding protein yields the protein MNSSASRRSALLAALALCGSLTLTACGSKGDDAPADAAKAPAAASATAVTVAGVAISPDAALHGALPDAIKKAGKVRVATDIPYPPFEMYVAEGKSEMTGLDYDLGQALGAKLGVAFEFQAQKFDGIVPAIQAGKYDAAISAITDNKEREKVVDFVDYSASGTGIMVAKGNPDKIVTLDDLCGKKTAVQTGTNQQKLLDKHQDACKAAGRAPIDVQAFPKDSDAQLALRSGKVVADVLTKPAAGWTAKTADNGATFEVVDDPAAQGGYNASPNGIAIAKNLPQLTDAVQKALQSLIDDGSLAKIFDKYGVASIAVKSATKNGAVD from the coding sequence GTGAACTCCTCTGCCTCTCGCAGATCGGCCCTGCTGGCCGCCCTCGCCCTGTGCGGCTCCCTCACCCTGACCGCCTGCGGGAGCAAGGGGGACGACGCCCCCGCCGACGCCGCCAAGGCCCCCGCCGCCGCCTCCGCGACCGCGGTCACGGTGGCAGGTGTCGCCATCAGCCCCGACGCCGCCCTGCACGGCGCCCTGCCCGACGCGATCAAGAAGGCGGGCAAGGTGCGGGTCGCCACCGACATCCCGTACCCGCCCTTCGAGATGTACGTGGCCGAGGGCAAGAGCGAGATGACCGGCCTCGACTACGACCTCGGCCAGGCCCTCGGCGCGAAGCTCGGTGTGGCCTTCGAGTTCCAGGCGCAGAAGTTCGACGGCATCGTCCCGGCCATCCAGGCCGGCAAGTACGACGCGGCGATCAGCGCCATCACCGACAACAAGGAGCGGGAGAAGGTCGTCGACTTCGTCGACTACTCCGCCTCCGGCACCGGCATCATGGTCGCCAAGGGCAACCCCGACAAGATCGTCACCCTCGACGACCTGTGCGGGAAGAAGACCGCCGTCCAGACCGGCACCAACCAGCAGAAGCTCCTCGACAAGCACCAGGACGCCTGCAAGGCGGCGGGCAGGGCGCCGATCGACGTCCAGGCGTTCCCCAAGGACTCCGACGCCCAGCTCGCGCTGCGCTCCGGCAAGGTGGTCGCCGACGTCCTCACCAAGCCGGCGGCGGGCTGGACCGCGAAGACCGCCGACAACGGTGCGACCTTCGAGGTCGTCGACGACCCGGCGGCCCAGGGCGGCTACAACGCCTCCCCGAACGGCATCGCGATCGCCAAGAACCTGCCGCAGCTGACCGACGCCGTCCAGAAGGCCCTGCAGTCGCTCATCGACGACGGCTCGCTCGCCAAGATCTTCGACAAGTACGGCGTCGCGTCCATCGCCGTCAAGTCCGCCACCAAGAACGGCGCGGTGGACTGA
- a CDS encoding amino acid ABC transporter permease encodes MPTTAHRSTGATTTGTPDPDQLVAVPVRHWGRWIAAALALVSLVGLVGSLAKNPNLHWDVVGHYLFADLIFDGLVTTLWLTVAAMAVGLALGTLVAVMRLSSNPVLYGLSTLFVWLFRGTPLLVQIIFWAYAAALYKHLMIGIPFTTITFVEFDTNQLLTPSIAALLALGLNEAAYASEIVRAGIQSVDPGQTEAAHSLGMKPALTMRRIVLPQAMKVIIPPMGNETINMLKTTAYVSVIAAHDLMSNIQDVYAQNYQVIPMLVVAALWYLALTTVLSVPQAWLERRYGRGTSRAGHVSPLRRMFVGVADLLPSNRNRKG; translated from the coding sequence ATGCCGACCACCGCACACCGCTCCACCGGGGCCACCACGACGGGCACGCCCGACCCCGACCAGCTGGTCGCCGTCCCCGTGCGCCACTGGGGCCGCTGGATCGCCGCCGCCCTCGCCCTGGTCTCCCTGGTCGGCCTGGTCGGCTCGCTCGCCAAGAACCCGAACCTGCACTGGGACGTCGTCGGCCACTACCTGTTCGCCGACCTCATCTTCGACGGACTCGTCACCACCCTGTGGCTGACCGTCGCCGCCATGGCCGTCGGCCTGGCGCTCGGCACCCTCGTCGCCGTCATGCGCCTGTCGAGCAACCCGGTCCTGTACGGGCTGTCCACCCTCTTCGTCTGGCTGTTCCGCGGCACCCCGCTGCTGGTCCAGATCATCTTCTGGGCCTACGCCGCCGCCCTCTACAAGCACCTGATGATCGGCATCCCGTTCACGACGATCACCTTCGTCGAGTTCGACACCAACCAGCTGCTCACCCCGTCGATCGCGGCCCTGCTGGCGCTCGGCCTCAACGAGGCCGCCTACGCCTCCGAGATCGTCCGCGCCGGCATCCAGTCCGTCGACCCCGGCCAGACAGAGGCCGCCCACTCGCTGGGCATGAAGCCCGCCCTGACGATGCGCCGCATCGTCCTCCCGCAGGCGATGAAGGTCATCATCCCGCCGATGGGCAACGAGACCATCAACATGCTCAAGACCACCGCCTACGTGTCGGTGATCGCCGCCCACGACCTGATGTCCAACATCCAGGACGTGTACGCGCAGAACTACCAGGTCATCCCGATGCTCGTCGTCGCCGCCCTGTGGTACCTCGCCCTGACCACCGTCCTGAGCGTCCCCCAGGCCTGGCTGGAGCGCCGCTACGGTCGCGGCACCAGCCGTGCCGGCCACGTCTCCCCGCTGCGCCGCATGTTCGTCGGCGTCGCGGACCTCCTCCCGTCGAACCGCAACCGGAAGGGCTGA
- a CDS encoding amino acid ABC transporter ATP-binding protein, whose protein sequence is MAQPMVHAQGVRKHYGKLEVLKGIDLTVERGQVCCLLGPSGSGKSTFLRCINHLEKVDGGRLSVDGDLVGYRQAGNRLHELRESEVAERRREIGMVFQRFNLFPHLTALQNVMEAPVRVAKVNTATARAEAQLLLDRVGLGDRADHYPAQLSGGQQQRVAIARALAMKPKLMLFDEPTSALDPELVGDVLDVMRDLAADGMTMVVVTHEIGFAREVGDTAVFMDEGVVVEAGDPRKVLVDPEQERTKAFLSKVL, encoded by the coding sequence ATGGCCCAGCCCATGGTGCACGCCCAGGGCGTGCGCAAGCACTACGGCAAGCTCGAGGTCCTCAAGGGCATCGACCTCACCGTCGAACGCGGCCAGGTCTGCTGCCTGCTCGGCCCGTCCGGCTCCGGCAAGTCCACCTTCCTGCGCTGCATCAACCACCTGGAGAAGGTCGACGGCGGCCGCCTGTCCGTCGACGGCGACCTGGTCGGCTACCGGCAGGCCGGGAACCGCCTGCACGAGCTGCGGGAGTCGGAGGTCGCCGAGCGCCGCCGGGAGATCGGCATGGTCTTCCAGCGCTTCAACCTCTTCCCCCACCTGACCGCCCTCCAGAACGTCATGGAGGCACCGGTGAGGGTCGCCAAGGTGAACACGGCGACCGCCAGGGCCGAGGCGCAGCTGCTCCTGGACAGGGTCGGCCTCGGCGACCGCGCCGACCACTACCCGGCGCAGCTGTCCGGCGGCCAGCAGCAGCGCGTGGCGATCGCCCGCGCGCTGGCGATGAAGCCCAAGCTGATGCTGTTCGACGAGCCCACCTCCGCGCTCGACCCCGAGCTGGTCGGCGACGTCCTCGACGTCATGCGCGACCTGGCCGCGGACGGCATGACCATGGTCGTGGTCACCCACGAGATCGGCTTCGCCCGCGAGGTCGGCGACACGGCCGTGTTCATGGACGAGGGCGTCGTCGTCGAGGCCGGCGACCCGCGCAAGGTCCTGGTCGACCCGGAACAGGAGCGCACCAAGGCGTTCCTCTCCAAGGTCCTGTGA
- a CDS encoding M20 family metallopeptidase, producing the protein MSAPADQAHRTAAAELSAAAQAALPRYLDDLAHLVSIDSGSYNADGVNRVADWFEERLRSIGFSTERITPAQVQGRRFGDVLVARLTGSVPVEEGGARIVLIGHMDTVFEDGTAAARPFRSADGRAHGPGVSDDKGGLLAGVTAAELLTRHGRTGFAELVVLATPDEEVGSPASRPVTERVAAGAHVALGLECARENGDLVIERKGVADLLITVTGRAAHAGIEPERGANAALAAAHLVVALQALNGRWPGVTLNVGVVRAGTRTNIVCPQAELQVEVRAATTAGLHTAIAEIRTAAARTVVEGTTARVEQLDLCPPMEHTCEAAAVLALALRTAADLGMQIHGASTGGVGDANFTSGLGIPTLDGLGPVGGADHTPEEWLDIVSAPGRIALLATLTERLGRR; encoded by the coding sequence GTGAGCGCCCCCGCCGACCAGGCGCACCGCACGGCCGCGGCCGAGTTGTCGGCCGCCGCGCAGGCAGCCCTTCCCCGCTACCTCGACGACCTGGCCCACCTCGTCTCCATCGACTCCGGGTCCTACAACGCCGACGGCGTGAACCGGGTCGCCGACTGGTTCGAGGAGCGGCTGCGCTCGATCGGGTTCAGCACCGAGCGCATCACGCCCGCACAGGTGCAGGGGCGCCGCTTCGGAGACGTCCTCGTCGCCAGACTGACCGGCTCCGTGCCCGTCGAGGAGGGGGGAGCGCGGATCGTCCTGATCGGGCACATGGACACCGTCTTCGAGGACGGCACCGCCGCCGCCCGCCCCTTCCGCTCGGCGGACGGCCGCGCGCACGGCCCGGGCGTCAGTGACGACAAGGGCGGCCTCCTGGCCGGGGTGACCGCAGCCGAACTCCTCACCCGCCACGGCCGCACCGGGTTCGCCGAACTCGTCGTCCTCGCCACCCCGGACGAGGAGGTCGGCTCGCCGGCCAGCCGTCCGGTGACCGAGCGCGTCGCGGCCGGGGCGCACGTCGCCCTCGGCCTGGAGTGCGCCCGCGAGAACGGCGACCTGGTCATCGAACGCAAGGGCGTCGCCGACCTCCTGATCACCGTCACCGGCCGGGCCGCCCACGCCGGCATCGAGCCCGAGCGGGGCGCCAACGCCGCACTCGCCGCCGCCCACCTCGTCGTCGCCCTGCAGGCCCTCAACGGCCGCTGGCCAGGGGTCACCCTGAACGTCGGCGTGGTGCGGGCGGGGACCCGGACCAACATCGTCTGTCCCCAGGCCGAGCTCCAGGTCGAGGTCCGGGCCGCCACCACCGCCGGCCTGCACACCGCGATCGCCGAGATCCGCACGGCCGCCGCCCGCACCGTCGTCGAGGGCACCACCGCCCGCGTCGAGCAGCTGGACCTCTGCCCGCCCATGGAGCACACCTGCGAGGCGGCGGCCGTGCTCGCCCTCGCGCTGCGCACCGCCGCCGATCTCGGCATGCAGATCCACGGCGCCTCCACGGGCGGTGTCGGTGACGCGAACTTCACCTCCGGCCTCGGCATCCCCACCCTCGACGGCCTCGGCCCGGTCGGCGGGGCCGACCACACCCCCGAGGAGTGGCTGGACATCGTGAGCGCTCCGGGCCGCATCGCCCTGCTGGCCACGCTCACCGAGCGCCTCGGGCGTCGCTGA
- a CDS encoding cyanophycinase: MNRHLRTRCGRTALALAAALTVLASTAQTADARPAEAGGTLILVGGGLKDGNSEIYGEIVHKAGGVGKARIGVLTAASVPESQDPDAADPNACSNSHCNGLYYADLFKHYGAADAQWVPIDIEHVDAADSDAVVAQVESMTGFFFGGGDQYRYITSLLHGDAHTDSEVMAAIRRKLAAGAVVAGSSAGAQIASGPDMVSGGDSYQALRDGSAPGYFEDPTRLGYIPQGGFGLFDAGLLDTHTGTYGREGRAIRLAADTGHKRVFALDENTAIEVEHAGTRDESLRVLGTHGVSVFDLRSARTSTVQGRWAIDGVRYSYLTDGDHYDPRTWHVHAADGKKPLAASAATAVPANHDAFYSVDNPDGVPYSFSGTARALTATTAQRTATAGTFETGPAFEVLFRKRGDTRAWTTDGTTTATFADLEIGVRPAAG; the protein is encoded by the coding sequence ATGAACCGACACCTCCGCACCCGCTGCGGGCGGACCGCTCTCGCCCTCGCGGCCGCACTGACCGTCCTCGCCTCGACCGCCCAGACCGCCGACGCCCGGCCCGCCGAGGCCGGAGGCACCCTGATCCTCGTCGGCGGAGGCCTCAAGGACGGCAACAGCGAGATCTACGGCGAGATCGTCCACAAGGCCGGCGGCGTCGGAAAGGCACGCATCGGCGTCCTGACCGCCGCCTCCGTCCCCGAGAGCCAGGACCCCGACGCCGCGGACCCGAACGCCTGCTCCAACTCGCACTGCAACGGTCTCTACTACGCGGACCTCTTCAAGCACTACGGCGCGGCCGACGCCCAGTGGGTGCCCATCGACATCGAGCACGTCGACGCAGCCGACTCCGACGCCGTCGTCGCCCAGGTCGAGTCGATGACCGGCTTCTTCTTCGGGGGCGGCGACCAGTACCGGTACATCACCAGCCTCCTGCACGGCGACGCCCACACCGACTCCGAGGTCATGGCCGCCATCCGCCGCAAGCTCGCCGCCGGCGCCGTCGTCGCAGGCTCCAGCGCCGGCGCCCAGATCGCCTCCGGCCCCGACATGGTCAGCGGCGGCGACAGCTACCAGGCGCTGCGCGACGGCAGCGCCCCCGGCTACTTCGAGGACCCCACTCGCCTCGGCTACATCCCCCAGGGCGGCTTCGGCCTCTTCGACGCCGGCCTGCTCGACACCCACACCGGCACCTACGGCCGGGAGGGCCGCGCGATCCGCCTGGCGGCGGACACCGGCCACAAGCGCGTCTTCGCCCTCGACGAGAACACCGCGATCGAGGTCGAGCACGCCGGCACCCGCGACGAGAGCCTGCGGGTCCTGGGCACCCACGGCGTCTCCGTCTTCGACCTGCGCTCGGCCCGCACCAGCACCGTCCAGGGCCGCTGGGCGATCGACGGCGTCCGCTACAGCTACCTCACCGACGGCGACCACTACGACCCGCGCACCTGGCACGTCCACGCCGCCGACGGCAAGAAGCCCCTCGCCGCCTCCGCCGCCACCGCCGTGCCCGCCAACCACGACGCGTTCTACTCCGTCGACAACCCCGACGGCGTCCCCTACTCCTTCTCCGGCACCGCCCGCGCCCTCACCGCCACCACCGCCCAGCGCACCGCGACCGCCGGCACCTTCGAAACCGGCCCCGCCTTCGAGGTCCTCTTCCGCAAGCGCGGCGACACCCGCGCCTGGACCACCGACGGCACCACCACCGCCACCTTCGCCGACCTCGAGATCGGCGTCCGCCCCGCCGCCGGCTGA
- a CDS encoding MurR/RpiR family transcriptional regulator, translated as MPTVTLAEDIRQRLGDCSPAERKVGRILLAGWPAAGFETIATLAERADVSAPTVIRFVNRLGYRGFPDFQAALRTELDERHASPVTLYSAGNYKAAGSDSADVQAGAAGLLAHGRKVFTAAVDRTLAEVTPHDLDRAVQLLADPKRRITLAGGRFTNLFAQYLGLHLMQVRDNVRFLPDRAVERTALLASLARRDVLVVFDYRRYEEDKVTVAELVKEAGGRVVLFTDTWLSPVSTHAEVVFSSQVGAPSPYDSLVPTLAVVESVVAGLISELGDRAHQHMRHSEEIATRSGLT; from the coding sequence ATGCCCACCGTCACGCTCGCCGAGGACATCCGCCAACGGCTCGGCGACTGCAGCCCCGCCGAGCGCAAGGTCGGCAGGATCCTGCTCGCAGGCTGGCCGGCCGCAGGATTCGAGACCATCGCCACCCTCGCCGAGCGTGCCGACGTCAGCGCCCCCACCGTCATCAGGTTCGTCAACCGCCTCGGCTACCGGGGCTTCCCCGACTTCCAGGCGGCGCTGCGCACGGAGCTCGACGAACGCCACGCCTCGCCCGTCACCCTTTACAGCGCCGGCAACTACAAGGCCGCCGGATCCGACTCCGCCGACGTGCAGGCCGGAGCGGCCGGGCTGCTCGCCCACGGCCGCAAGGTCTTCACCGCGGCGGTCGACCGCACCCTCGCCGAGGTGACCCCGCACGACCTGGACCGCGCGGTGCAGCTCCTCGCCGACCCCAAGCGGCGCATCACCCTCGCCGGCGGCCGCTTCACCAACCTCTTCGCCCAGTACCTGGGACTGCACCTGATGCAGGTGCGCGACAACGTTCGCTTCCTGCCCGACCGGGCCGTCGAACGCACCGCCCTGCTCGCCTCCCTCGCGCGCCGGGACGTCCTCGTCGTCTTCGACTACCGGCGCTACGAGGAGGACAAGGTCACCGTCGCCGAACTGGTCAAGGAAGCAGGGGGGCGCGTCGTCCTGTTCACCGACACCTGGCTCTCCCCGGTGAGCACCCACGCGGAAGTCGTCTTCTCCAGCCAGGTCGGAGCCCCGTCCCCGTACGACAGCCTCGTGCCCACCCTGGCAGTGGTCGAGAGCGTGGTCGCCGGCCTCATATCGGAGCTCGGCGACCGTGCCCACCAGCACATGCGGCACAGCGAGGAGATCGCCACCCGCTCCGGCCTCACCTGA
- a CDS encoding TipAS antibiotic-recognition domain-containing protein: protein MGNSYEDECRRSLAQEQARSLAGTNHWEHVDREGVHRDWDVLYREITALLDGGSLPGDPEIQELVRRHFDIACRFYTPSREAYVGMSLFYAEDEAMRAFHDSYHPGMVEFMGAAIRVFAEQGSGFAPSARADAPASPEGSGLDA, encoded by the coding sequence GTGGGGAACAGTTACGAGGACGAGTGTCGCCGGTCGTTGGCGCAGGAGCAGGCGAGGAGCCTGGCCGGGACCAACCACTGGGAACACGTGGACAGGGAGGGGGTCCACCGGGACTGGGACGTCCTGTACCGGGAGATCACCGCGCTCCTGGACGGCGGCTCCCTGCCCGGGGATCCGGAGATCCAGGAACTCGTCCGCAGGCACTTCGACATCGCCTGCCGCTTCTACACCCCCTCCAGGGAGGCCTACGTCGGCATGTCGCTCTTCTACGCCGAGGACGAGGCCATGAGGGCGTTCCACGATTCCTACCACCCCGGGATGGTGGAGTTCATGGGCGCCGCGATCAGGGTGTTCGCCGAGCAGGGGAGCGGGTTCGCCCCCAGCGCACGGGCCGACGCCCCGGCGTCCCCGGAGGGCTCAGGCCTCGATGCGTAG
- a CDS encoding ATP-binding protein: MFTTDTTTDRTGAVGAQPGRTRTAEYSMAATAVAVSGFRNFARDTAARWMISPDDTGLALVVSELVGNAVRHSGSADVSLLLSATVTTLTVEVRDSGRWRRPSAPVTDGLACGGRGLDIVEACATRTTVHRTLAGTRVIAVLPLG; this comes from the coding sequence ATGTTCACCACCGACACCACCACCGACCGCACCGGCGCCGTCGGTGCGCAGCCCGGCCGGACCAGGACGGCGGAGTACTCGATGGCGGCGACCGCCGTCGCGGTGTCCGGTTTCCGGAACTTCGCCCGTGACACGGCGGCCCGGTGGATGATCTCACCCGACGACACGGGGCTGGCCCTGGTGGTGAGCGAGCTGGTCGGCAACGCGGTCCGGCACAGCGGCAGTGCGGACGTCAGCCTGCTGCTCTCCGCCACGGTGACCACGCTGACCGTCGAGGTGCGGGACTCCGGCCGGTGGCGGCGGCCCTCCGCGCCCGTGACGGACGGGCTCGCCTGCGGGGGGCGCGGGCTGGACATCGTCGAGGCCTGCGCCACCCGGACGACCGTCCACCGGACGCTCGCCGGCACCCGGGTGATCGCCGTCCTGCCGCTCGGCTGA
- a CDS encoding ATP-binding protein, whose product MPPAPAFHRQLSFPAGPLPVSEGIGFTRRTLTAWFPRANPAACAEIVLIAAELLANAVQHAGGPLTLGLRMTQSGRIRITVTDAGAEAPQVGPALPERPGGHGMRIVDHLARAWGTDPVAGGKGVWAECDPPTTSVP is encoded by the coding sequence ATGCCGCCCGCACCAGCCTTCCACCGCCAGCTCTCCTTCCCGGCCGGGCCCCTGCCGGTGAGCGAGGGCATCGGCTTCACGCGCCGCACCCTCACCGCCTGGTTCCCCCGTGCGAACCCCGCCGCCTGCGCCGAGATCGTCCTGATCGCCGCCGAACTCCTCGCCAACGCCGTCCAGCACGCCGGCGGCCCCCTCACCCTGGGCCTGCGCATGACGCAGAGCGGCCGGATCCGGATCACCGTCACCGACGCCGGCGCCGAAGCCCCGCAGGTCGGGCCGGCACTGCCGGAAAGACCCGGCGGGCACGGCATGCGGATCGTCGACCACCTCGCCCGCGCCTGGGGCACCGACCCCGTGGCCGGCGGCAAGGGCGTCTGGGCCGAGTGCGACCCGCCGACCACCTCCGTCCCGTAG